A region from the Chthoniobacterales bacterium genome encodes:
- a CDS encoding amidohydrolase family protein has translation MIIDCHCHAGRGDLLTAPWNTDAPLESYLRRAHRAGIARTVVFPAFHTDYATANRELARVVARWHPRLIGFAMVNAKTDAGRVREMVREAVNRFGLFGLKVHGHEAMPTREVCEAARAFRIPMLVDVGGKAHVIDMFAPQYPEVKFIIPHLGSFADDWRAHERVVEQIARYPNVYGDTSGVRRFDYLVEAVRRAGPHKILFGSDGPWLHPGLELHKIKLLGLGPRAETLITGENAHRLIFGQEKSGPLVRFATSTPAAGALA, from the coding sequence ATGATTATTGATTGCCATTGCCATGCCGGGCGGGGCGACTTGTTGACCGCGCCTTGGAACACCGATGCACCGTTAGAGTCCTATCTCCGCCGGGCGCACCGGGCTGGGATTGCGCGCACGGTTGTATTCCCTGCGTTCCATACCGACTACGCTACGGCCAATCGCGAACTGGCTCGCGTGGTGGCGCGATGGCATCCGCGGTTGATTGGCTTTGCAATGGTGAATGCGAAGACCGATGCCGGTCGAGTGCGAGAGATGGTGCGGGAGGCGGTGAATCGATTCGGATTATTTGGGTTGAAAGTTCATGGGCACGAAGCGATGCCCACGCGCGAAGTCTGCGAGGCGGCTCGTGCATTTCGCATCCCCATGCTCGTCGATGTCGGGGGCAAGGCGCATGTCATTGACATGTTTGCGCCGCAATACCCCGAGGTGAAGTTCATCATCCCGCACCTCGGCAGTTTCGCCGATGATTGGCGCGCGCACGAGCGGGTTGTCGAACAGATAGCGCGTTATCCCAATGTCTACGGCGATACGTCCGGCGTCCGCCGTTTTGATTATCTCGTCGAAGCGGTGCGGCGGGCCGGTCCGCACAAAATCTTGTTCGGCTCCGACGGCCCGTGGCTGCATCCGGGTCTCGAACTGCACAAAATTAAATTGCTTGGCCTGGGACCGCGCGCCGAAACGTTGATTACCGGCGAGAACGCGCACCGGCTGATTTTTGGACAAGAGAAAAGTGGCCCATTAGTGCGCTTCGCCACCAGCACTCCCGCCGCCGGCGCGCTCGCCTGA
- a CDS encoding dipeptidase → MNVEAFERPAPAALATFVRSNISRFRPELQEFVRIPSVSGNPGHAQDVKRCAEWLAKQLGQAGLERVRVLPTKRHPIVYAEWLSAVRKPTVLIYGHYDVQPAEPLNDWKFPAFGAEIHDGFLHGRGASDDKGQLFAHVKAIESLLKSTRRLPVNVKCLFEGEEEIGSPNLLPFLKRNRRALRADAALMSDTRMLGPDQPALTYSLRGQLALELELHGPHHDLHSGNFGGAVHDPLQVLCEIVARLHDRDGRIAIPGFYERVRQWNKAEREYLSRTGPSDQAILREAGSTAAWGEHGYSIYERLTLRPSLAITGLTGGHAGTGPKGVIPCQALAKLSFRLVPDQDPAEIELLVRRFVVRVTPPTVRATLRRHIRSRPALIDRKHLAMRAAAAAYRRVFGKIPVWVRSGGSIPVVSEFQRLLGIPTVLMGFASPGDSLHGPNERFSLKNFQRGILTSIAFLEELGRLPRISPAHSGNGIKQEGTHDY, encoded by the coding sequence ATGAACGTCGAAGCTTTCGAGCGCCCAGCCCCGGCGGCTCTCGCGACGTTCGTGCGAAGCAATATCAGCCGGTTTCGACCGGAGTTGCAGGAGTTCGTCCGGATCCCAAGCGTCAGCGGTAATCCTGGTCACGCCCAGGATGTAAAGCGCTGCGCCGAGTGGCTGGCGAAGCAATTGGGTCAGGCCGGCCTTGAACGTGTCCGCGTGCTGCCTACCAAGCGGCATCCGATCGTGTACGCCGAGTGGCTGAGCGCTGTGCGAAAACCAACGGTATTGATATACGGCCACTATGACGTGCAGCCGGCGGAGCCGCTGAACGACTGGAAATTCCCAGCGTTCGGCGCGGAAATTCACGACGGTTTCTTGCACGGCCGCGGGGCCAGTGATGACAAGGGGCAGTTGTTCGCTCATGTGAAGGCGATTGAGTCCCTGCTCAAGAGCACGCGCCGCCTGCCGGTAAACGTGAAGTGTCTCTTCGAGGGTGAGGAGGAGATCGGCAGTCCGAATCTACTGCCGTTTTTGAAACGCAATCGGCGCGCGCTGCGGGCCGACGCCGCCCTGATGTCCGACACCCGGATGCTCGGGCCGGACCAGCCCGCGCTGACCTATTCACTCCGCGGCCAGCTCGCGCTCGAACTGGAATTGCACGGCCCGCACCACGACCTGCACTCCGGCAACTTTGGCGGCGCGGTCCATGATCCGCTTCAGGTCCTGTGCGAAATCGTTGCCCGGCTGCATGACCGCGATGGACGGATCGCCATCCCAGGCTTCTACGAGCGAGTGCGCCAGTGGAACAAAGCGGAGCGAGAATACCTCTCGCGCACCGGACCATCCGACCAAGCCATTCTGCGCGAGGCCGGGTCAACGGCGGCATGGGGTGAACACGGGTATTCCATTTACGAACGGCTGACTCTGCGTCCTTCGCTTGCCATCACCGGCCTTACCGGCGGGCACGCGGGAACTGGGCCGAAAGGCGTCATCCCGTGTCAGGCCCTGGCGAAGTTGAGTTTTCGCCTCGTCCCCGATCAAGACCCGGCGGAGATTGAACTCTTGGTCCGGCGCTTCGTCGTTCGCGTGACGCCGCCGACGGTGCGAGCCACCTTGAGAAGGCACATTCGATCGCGTCCGGCGTTGATCGATCGGAAGCACCTGGCGATGCGGGCGGCCGCGGCCGCCTATAGGCGCGTCTTCGGCAAGATACCGGTTTGGGTCCGCTCGGGTGGCAGTATTCCGGTGGTGAGCGAGTTCCAGCGTTTGCTGGGCATCCCGACGGTGCTGATGGGCTTCGCTTCGCCGGGCGACAGCCTGCACGGGCCGAACGAGAGATTCAGTTTGAAAAACTTTCAACGCGGGATTCTTACCAGCATCGCCTTTCTCGAAGAGTTAGGCCGGCTGCCTCGAATCTCGCCAGCGCACTCTGGCAACGGGATCAAACAGGAAGGAACGCATGATTATTGA